The following proteins come from a genomic window of Lolium rigidum isolate FL_2022 chromosome 5, APGP_CSIRO_Lrig_0.1, whole genome shotgun sequence:
- the LOC124655135 gene encoding uncharacterized protein LOC124655135, translating to MMNPYGFSVYIAAIITNAVSSLALWMGPVLLMVKEILSPMLGFSLFLKAKPHCPLFPTSPNDLPDDVLLEIFLALPAHPTCLIRTSLVCKRWRSLIQDRQFVCRFRKLHKKLPVLGFFSNSTRIPRFIPTGDPPNSVATAAFSLPDSCWNVLGCRHSLVLLVSSTWNQLQVWNPMTGSRKYVPVNPDADSRFNYGIVPESQATVVCAAGHKDTGDCHSCPFLIVWVFTCTRYAYASRYSSEIGSWHQLVSSPTPSEVDSRPSILIENILYWPLKSKYILAFELATSKLYHIECPPETHSVFRRNVHIMKAEDGGLGLAALTEFNLHLWARETDAAGVTEWVLRRTIQLDALLPLKVSSAPPVDNHSAGGRPARILGLVEDDDLFFIWTRIGVFEVQLKSMQCKKVFETDVSATVLPYTGFYSTGTVDMPRESIGDVDDI from the exons atgatgaacccttATGGATTCTCGGTGTATATCGCAGCCATTATTACCAACGCCGTGTCATCATTGGCATTGTGGATGGGTCCTGTCCTGTTGATGGTAAAGGAAATTTTATCCCCTATGTTAGGTTTTAGCTTATTTCTTAAGGCTAAACCACACTGCCCATTATTCCCCACCTCACCAAACGACCTGCCAGATGATGTCCTCCTCGAGATCTTTCTTGCCCTCCCAGCACACCCAACCTGTTTGATACGCACATCCCTCGTCTGCAAGCGATGGCGCAGCCTCATCCAAGACCGCCAATTCGTCTGCCGCTTTCGCAAGCTCCATAAGAAACTTCCTGTGCTTGGCTTCTTCAGCAACTCCACTAGAATCCCCCGTTTTATCCCCACTGGGGACCCTCCTAATTCTGTCGCAACAGCAGCTTTCTCCCTACCTGATTCGTGCTGGAATGTCCTTGGCTGCCGCCACAGCCTTGTTCTCCTTGTCAGCTCAACTTGGAATCAGCTCCAAGTGTGGAACCCCATGACTGGTAGCCGGAAATATGTACCAGTTAATCCCGATGCGGATAGTCGTTTTAATTACGGTATCGTTCCTGAGAGCCAGGCTACAGTGGTCTGTGCAGCCGGCCACAAGGACACTGGTGATTGCCACTCTTGCCCTTTCCTCATAGTGTGGGTGTTTACCTGCACACGCTATGCCTATGCCTCGAGATACTCGTCAGAGATTGGAAGCTGGCACCAGTTGGTGTCTTCACCAACACCATCCGAGGTTGATTCAAGGCCTAGCATTCTTATTGAGAACATCTTATACTGGCCGCTGAAGTCAAAGTATATCCTTGCCTTTGAGTTGGCTACGTCTAAATTATACCATATCGAGTGTCCACCAGAAACACATAGTGTATTCAGAAGGAATGTCCACATCATGAAGGCAGAGGATGGTGGGCTAGGCCTTGCTGCCTTGACGGAGTTCAACCTGCACCTATGGGCGCGGGAGACAGATGCTGCGGGTGTTACGGAATGGGTGCTGCGCAGGACCATTCAGTTGGATGCATTGCTTCCACTGAAAGTGTCATCGGCGCCACCGGTAGATAATCATTCGGCTGGTGGGCGTCCGGCCAGGATACTGGGCCTCGTTGAGGATGATGATTTGTTTTTCATATGGACGAGAATCGGTGTCTTTGAAGTCCAGCTCAAGTCGATGCAGTGCAAGAAAGTCTTCGAGACTGATGTGTCTGCAACTGTCTTACCCTACACTGGCTTTTATTCCACAG GTACTGTGGACATGCCCCGTGAAAGTATTGGAGACGTTGATGATATCTAG